A section of the bacterium genome encodes:
- the pabB gene encoding aminodeoxychorismate synthase component I translates to MKTIRAVRVEEVLPAVAEIESAAQRGLYAAGFLSYEAAPAFDTALVTRPAGSLPLLWFGIYKTCEKVALPDSPASGNSSRRWQATLDLDRYRSMVSRIRERIAHGDTYQVNFTWRLRTAFTSAPWPFFLDLVTRDRTRYAAFVDTGEHAVCSFSPELFFRLDGSRLTCRPMKGTSRRGLYRQDDRARSRGLRDSVKNRAENVMIVDMVRNDLGRVALPGSVETSRLFDIETYPTVLQMTSTVQAKTESSFLEIMTALFPSSSITGAPKVETMKIIAEFEEHPRGVYTGAIGYLGPNRQALFNVAIRTAHVDRSAGTAEYGTGGGIVWDSEPDAEYLEGRAKTLVLAPKLRDVSLLETMRWSREEGYYLLRRHLDRLADSADFLGFAFAEDRAIDALEGLAESLPRRSHRVRLLLSHSGLIDVEADELEERTEPWTIGVAHEPIDPGNRFLYHKTTAREVYDSFRRSAPDLDDVLLWNPAGELTETTLANIALQLDGNWLTPPVACGLLAGTLRAELLESGRIRERVLTLHDLGRADSIALLNSVRGWIPAGLATTREAPVA, encoded by the coding sequence GATTCCTCAGCTACGAGGCGGCGCCGGCCTTCGACACCGCATTGGTCACCCGCCCGGCGGGCTCCTTGCCCCTTCTCTGGTTCGGGATCTACAAGACCTGCGAGAAGGTCGCGCTTCCCGACTCGCCCGCTTCCGGCAATTCGTCCCGGCGCTGGCAAGCGACTCTCGATCTAGACCGATATCGCTCCATGGTCAGCCGAATCCGGGAACGGATCGCTCATGGTGACACCTACCAGGTCAACTTCACCTGGCGCCTGCGAACCGCCTTCACGTCCGCGCCGTGGCCCTTCTTCCTCGATCTGGTGACCCGAGACAGGACTCGGTACGCGGCGTTCGTCGACACCGGCGAGCATGCGGTCTGTTCCTTCTCACCGGAGCTCTTCTTCCGCCTCGACGGCAGCCGCCTGACCTGTCGTCCGATGAAAGGGACTTCGCGTCGCGGCCTTTACCGGCAGGACGATCGCGCGCGCTCACGCGGCCTTCGCGACTCCGTCAAGAACCGGGCGGAGAACGTGATGATCGTCGATATGGTGCGTAACGATCTCGGCCGTGTCGCGCTTCCGGGCAGCGTCGAAACGAGCCGCCTTTTTGACATCGAGACCTATCCCACCGTCTTGCAGATGACCTCGACCGTACAGGCCAAGACCGAGAGCTCCTTTCTCGAGATTATGACGGCGCTCTTTCCGAGCTCCTCGATTACCGGCGCCCCCAAGGTCGAGACGATGAAGATCATCGCCGAGTTCGAGGAGCACCCGCGCGGGGTCTATACCGGAGCCATCGGCTACCTGGGACCGAATCGCCAAGCCCTATTCAACGTGGCGATCCGGACGGCTCACGTCGACCGAAGCGCCGGCACCGCGGAGTACGGAACCGGCGGTGGCATCGTCTGGGATTCAGAGCCCGACGCCGAGTACCTCGAGGGCCGCGCCAAGACTCTGGTTCTCGCCCCGAAGCTCCGAGACGTCTCGCTGCTCGAGACCATGCGCTGGTCGAGAGAAGAGGGCTACTACCTGCTGCGCCGCCATCTCGATCGTCTGGCGGACTCTGCGGACTTCCTCGGCTTTGCGTTCGCGGAAGACCGCGCGATCGACGCGCTCGAAGGACTCGCAGAGAGCCTGCCCCGGAGATCGCATCGCGTCCGTCTCCTCCTCTCGCACTCCGGGCTGATCGATGTCGAGGCCGACGAGCTCGAAGAGCGGACCGAACCCTGGACGATCGGCGTGGCCCATGAACCGATCGATCCGGGGAACCGGTTTCTGTACCACAAGACGACGGCGCGCGAAGTCTACGATTCCTTTCGGCGAAGCGCGCCGGACCTCGACGACGTACTGCTGTGGAACCCGGCGGGAGAGCTCACCGAGACTACCCTGGCTAATATCGCGCTCCAGTTGGACGGGAACTGGCTCACGCCGCCGGTTGCTTGCGGGCTGCTCGCCGGAACCCTCCGTGCCGAGCTTCTCGAGAGCGGCCGGATCAGAGAGAGGGTGCTGACCCTGCACGACCTCGGAAGAGCCGACTCGATCGCGCTGCTCAACTCGGTTCGAGGCTGGATTCCGGCGGGGCTCGCAACAACACGCGAAGCGCCAGTGGCGTAG
- the folK gene encoding 2-amino-4-hydroxy-6-hydroxymethyldihydropteridine diphosphokinase encodes MEIYLGLGSNLGDRREKLSSAIRLLEGKGLRVNRVSPVVESPALLPESAPSDWNLPYLNLAVACETESSPEQVRAWTVKIESSLGRRGRTERRGGLGRDERERWSPRPIDIDILLWGREVISTPELAIPHRDLHKRAFVLTPLTALQPRLTIPGRGPKTVLEWSAELQHHIPLWMGIVNVTPDSFSDGGLFTTWERVEPHVEAVAAAGGHIVDVGAQSTRPNAKPVGPEKEWSRLAPILEPLTAKYSRSPLRPLLSVDTYHPAVAEKALDLGVDIVNDVGGLTSPEMIDIARSSDADWIAMHQLTLPVDPRVTLPPDCDPVAEVEAWLHARLRAWEAAGWISSGSFSIPASGSARTRCSRSSCSVGPVGFASTV; translated from the coding sequence ATGGAAATCTACCTTGGTCTCGGATCCAACCTCGGCGACCGACGCGAGAAGCTGAGCAGCGCCATCCGGCTCCTGGAGGGAAAGGGCCTGCGGGTGAACCGTGTCTCTCCGGTGGTCGAGTCCCCGGCGCTCTTGCCGGAGTCGGCGCCGTCCGACTGGAACCTGCCCTATCTCAACCTCGCCGTCGCATGCGAGACCGAAAGCTCGCCGGAACAAGTGCGCGCCTGGACCGTGAAAATCGAGTCGAGTCTTGGGAGAAGGGGAAGAACGGAAAGGCGGGGTGGACTGGGGCGCGACGAGCGCGAGCGCTGGTCGCCGCGCCCGATCGACATCGACATCCTTCTGTGGGGTCGAGAAGTCATCTCGACCCCGGAGCTCGCCATCCCCCACCGCGATCTTCACAAGCGAGCCTTCGTATTGACCCCCCTGACCGCGCTCCAGCCGCGGCTGACGATTCCCGGTCGAGGTCCGAAGACGGTGCTCGAATGGTCCGCCGAGCTCCAACATCACATCCCGCTCTGGATGGGCATCGTCAACGTAACCCCGGACTCGTTTTCGGACGGTGGACTCTTTACGACCTGGGAGCGCGTCGAGCCACACGTCGAGGCGGTAGCCGCCGCCGGAGGTCACATCGTCGATGTCGGCGCTCAGTCCACGCGGCCGAATGCGAAGCCCGTCGGACCGGAGAAAGAGTGGTCGCGGCTCGCGCCGATCCTCGAGCCCTTGACGGCGAAGTACTCGCGATCCCCTCTTCGCCCACTGCTGAGCGTCGACACCTACCACCCCGCGGTCGCCGAAAAGGCCCTCGATCTGGGCGTCGACATCGTCAACGACGTCGGCGGTTTAACTTCGCCGGAGATGATCGACATCGCCCGATCGAGCGACGCCGACTGGATCGCCATGCATCAGCTGACACTTCCGGTGGACCCGAGAGTGACGCTGCCGCCGGACTGCGACCCGGTCGCTGAAGTCGAGGCCTGGCTCCACGCTCGCCTGCGGGCCTGGGAGGCCGCCGGCTGGATCTCAAGCGGATCCTTTTCGATCCCGGCATCGGGTTCGGCAAGAACCCGCTGCAGTCGCTCGAGCTGCTCCGTGGGGCCGGTCGGCTTCGCAAGCACGGTCTGA
- a CDS encoding dihydropteroate synthase, producing MAPRSPAGLGGRRLDLKRILFDPGIGFGKNPLQSLELLRGAGRLRKHGLRTVIGHSRKSFMKSFTSGAVEDRDLATIGISLELCRQGVDILRVHNVPDHIAAYRGWSHLIR from the coding sequence CTGGCTCCACGCTCGCCTGCGGGCCTGGGAGGCCGCCGGCTGGATCTCAAGCGGATCCTTTTCGATCCCGGCATCGGGTTCGGCAAGAACCCGCTGCAGTCGCTCGAGCTGCTCCGTGGGGCCGGTCGGCTTCGCAAGCACGGTCTGAGAACAGTCATCGGCCACTCGCGCAAGTCCTTCATGAAGAGCTTCACCTCGGGCGCTGTCGAAGACAGGGATCTCGCGACCATCGGAATCTCTCTCGAGCTCTGCCGGCAAGGGGTGGACATCTTGCGGGTCCACAACGTGCCGGACCACATCGCGGCCTATCGAGGTTGGTCGCATCTGATTCGATAA
- a CDS encoding sulfatase codes for MKRFLRLAPKAVVATVIGLGLAATLACAEKRPEGFPDFSNESGLDRPNVLVVLIDALRRDHLGAYGYELPTTPAIDTFAAESAVFTRAYSHSSWTKPSVATLFTSLYPDQHGMGRVGFEGDAGFQTDVLPKQLSTLAERFKRAGYRTGSIGTNVHIQKKTGFAQGFSRFFNKRLVTAYQVNDLLREWLEAGDQQAPFFAYAHYMDVHFPYNRRLPDETGRFGSTRTWPKAPTHWTRVPEWAEKHLNSKNLAALIASYDQEVAYVDGAFGELWAWLGEIGRLKNTVVVLVADHGEGFNEHDELQHGYAPYEEVTAIPFMIRLPPVYRHEPGRSEELVGLVDVMPTVLDLVGLKAPRKAQGRSLVPLLLGESLRERPIYVEGPGIRGLRGSTHTLFSPEEGEDLCFDNQADPSELSPLEAPLPEICGRMASALDGLVAQLELVAEGEDSAVTLDAEEVEALRALGYLD; via the coding sequence ATGAAGCGCTTTCTGAGGCTTGCTCCCAAGGCCGTCGTGGCGACGGTGATCGGTCTCGGCCTTGCGGCGACGCTGGCGTGCGCAGAGAAGCGGCCGGAGGGTTTCCCCGATTTCTCGAACGAGTCCGGCCTAGATCGCCCCAACGTCCTGGTGGTCTTGATCGACGCCCTGCGCCGCGATCATCTTGGCGCCTACGGCTACGAGCTGCCGACGACCCCCGCCATCGACACCTTCGCCGCCGAGAGTGCCGTTTTCACCCGCGCCTACAGTCACTCGAGCTGGACCAAGCCGTCGGTCGCGACGCTCTTTACCTCGCTCTACCCCGATCAGCACGGCATGGGACGCGTCGGCTTCGAAGGGGATGCCGGCTTTCAAACCGATGTCCTGCCCAAGCAACTCTCGACTCTCGCCGAGCGATTCAAACGGGCAGGCTATCGAACCGGCTCCATCGGGACCAACGTTCACATCCAGAAGAAGACCGGCTTCGCGCAGGGCTTCAGTCGCTTCTTCAACAAGCGGCTGGTGACCGCATACCAGGTGAACGACCTGCTGCGTGAGTGGTTGGAGGCTGGCGACCAGCAGGCTCCGTTCTTTGCCTACGCTCACTACATGGATGTGCATTTCCCTTACAACCGCAGACTGCCGGACGAAACCGGGCGCTTCGGCAGCACCCGAACCTGGCCGAAGGCGCCGACGCACTGGACCCGGGTCCCGGAGTGGGCTGAGAAGCACCTGAACTCGAAGAACCTCGCGGCCCTGATCGCGAGCTACGACCAGGAGGTCGCCTACGTCGATGGCGCTTTCGGTGAGCTCTGGGCGTGGCTTGGCGAGATCGGCAGGTTGAAGAACACCGTCGTGGTTCTGGTCGCCGATCACGGTGAGGGCTTCAACGAGCACGACGAGCTGCAGCACGGTTACGCCCCGTACGAGGAAGTGACGGCTATCCCGTTCATGATCCGGCTACCGCCGGTCTATCGGCACGAGCCGGGCAGAAGCGAAGAGCTCGTCGGGCTGGTCGACGTCATGCCGACAGTGCTCGACCTGGTCGGTCTCAAGGCGCCGAGAAAGGCGCAGGGCCGCAGTCTCGTGCCTTTGCTCCTGGGCGAGTCTCTTCGTGAACGGCCGATCTACGTCGAGGGCCCCGGCATTCGCGGTTTGCGCGGGTCGACCCATACCCTGTTTTCGCCCGAGGAAGGCGAGGACCTGTGTTTCGACAACCAGGCCGATCCGTCCGAGCTGTCGCCTCTCGAGGCCCCGCTGCCCGAGATCTGCGGCCGGATGGCGTCCGCGCTTGACGGACTGGTGGCGCAGCTCGAGCTCGTCGCCGAGGGCGAGGACTCCGCCGTCACCCTCGACGCCGAGGAAGTCGAGGCCCTGAGGGCGCTCGGCTATCTGGATTAG